GCTACTATGGCAAGAGCCCTTGGAGTAAAAGATATAGTAATGTTTGATAGCAAAGGCGCACTTACTACTGATAGAAGTGGGCTTGATGAGTATAAAAGAGCCTTTGCTGTGGATAAAGCAAAACTAGCTGAGCAAGGTAGAAGCGTAGATAGCTATAAAGACGCTCTAAAAGGCGCTGATGTACTACTAGGACTAAGCAGAGCTGATATCATAAGCGAAGATGATATAGCAGGCATGAGTGAAAATCCACTAATCTTTGTAATGAGCAATCCAAATCCAGAAATCGCTCCAGCCCTAGCACGCAAAGCTCGCCCAGATGCGATCATCGCAACAGGCAGAAGTGATGAGCCAAATCAAATAAATAATGTTCTTGGCTTTCCATATATTTTTAAAGGCGCACTAAGTGTAAGCGCAAAAGCAATAAACGAAGAGATGAAAATGGCAGCAGCAAACGCTCTAGCTGAGCTTGCAAGGGATGCTATGCCAAGCGATATTAAAGCTGCGTTAGAGAGCATTCACGGCCGCAAAATAGAGTTTGGCAAAGAGTATGTGATACCAAGTCCGTTTGATCCACGCCTACTTGAAAAAGTTAGCGGTGCAGTAGCTGATGCTGCTAGAAAAAGCGGCGTAGCTAGAAAATAGCCTTATAATTCTTTATAAATCTAGAATTCCCTAGGGAATTCTAGATAAGTTAATTATTTAAAATAATGAAAAGTTTAATAATAAATCAAAGCTTGTAATTGATTTTGGCTGTTCTTAACTGGATAATTTTTTTAAAAGAAAACTATTGACAAATTTTTAAAAAAAATGATAGAATAAAATATTAAATTTAAATAAAAAAAGGAAAAAAAATGAAAAAAATATTAGTAAGTAGTTTACTTGGCTCAGCATTAGCCTTTAATGTTGTATGTGGAGAAGAATTAAGCCAAACGACTAATCAGTATTTAGAATTTTTAAGACTTGCCGAGGGTAATCCTTGTGATATACCTGATAGCGAACAATGTTTTAACGATGCAAAAGAGGCTTGTTCGGATTGGGGAGATGATAAAGCGACTTGTATAAACCTTTTCATAAGCAGGAATAATACAGCTTCTTATCAAAGTGAATACGCCGATGGTGCTAATAGGTTTGTTAAAGAAATTTTTACTGGCAATTTTACAAATGAAAAACAAAAAACTTTAAGCTCTTTTTTACAAGAATATAAAAATAGTGGCTATAAACCTGAGTATTTTCTTTTAGATAGGCAAATTGATGGCAAAACAAATTTGGAATATATTTCACAAAAAAATCTAACAAAAATTGCCACAGAAATTCGTAATGTTTTTGGCTCTTTACAAAATAATCAAGCGTTAAATGAATATGCGAAAAACAATAAAATAAAAGATAACATTAAAAAAATTCTTTTTGAATAGAAAAAATGTTTAAATATAAATTTTCAATATTTTAATTTTTATCTCTCAAATTATATCAGCTCAATCTGCCGATATGGAATTCTAGATTTATATCTAGAATTCCCTAAAGTTTTTAAAAATAGCTTAGAAAGACTTATTTTTTCTTATCTTCTATTTTTTTAAGGCCTTCATTGCGAAGTGTTTTTGCCATGATAGCGATTTCTTGTGAGCCTGTTTTTACAAGCTTTTCATCAACTTCTAGCTCTTTTTTACTGATCTTTTTAGGATAGTCAAT
The nucleotide sequence above comes from Campylobacter magnus. Encoded proteins:
- a CDS encoding malic enzyme-like NAD(P)-binding protein; its protein translation is MTKEELKKAALDYHQGGKIEINVKTSVASQDDLSLAYSPGVAYPCLEIEKDANKGYELTNRSNLVGVISNGTAILGLGDLGALASKPVMEGKSVLFKRFAGIDAFDIELDEKDPKKLVDIVRALAPTFGGINLEDIKAPECFYIETELKKILDIPIMHDDQHGTAIICTAGIINGAKIVNKNISDLRVVVCGAGGAAISCATMARALGVKDIVMFDSKGALTTDRSGLDEYKRAFAVDKAKLAEQGRSVDSYKDALKGADVLLGLSRADIISEDDIAGMSENPLIFVMSNPNPEIAPALARKARPDAIIATGRSDEPNQINNVLGFPYIFKGALSVSAKAINEEMKMAAANALAELARDAMPSDIKAALESIHGRKIEFGKEYVIPSPFDPRLLEKVSGAVADAARKSGVARK